In one Siniperca chuatsi isolate FFG_IHB_CAS linkage group LG14, ASM2008510v1, whole genome shotgun sequence genomic region, the following are encoded:
- the zpld1a gene encoding zona pellucida-like domain-containing protein 1a codes for MEHIFLILLLFSKALSVGAQFNGYNCDANFHSRFPAERDISVYCGVQTITLKINFCPVLFSGYTDSDLALNGRHGDAHCRGFINNNTFPTVVIFSISLATLESCGNSLVVSTAQGPNAYGNLSLVQIGNVSGYIDTPDPPTIISYLPGLLYKFSCSYPLEYLVNNTQLASSAAAISVKDSNGTFISTLNLLLYNDSSYIQQLSIPMAGLTLKTRVFAAVKATNLDRRWNILMDYCYTTPSGNPNDDLRYDLFFSCEKDPQTTVFENGKSQMGRFAFEVFRFVKHKNQKMSTVFLHCVTKLCRADDCPMLMPICGSRKKRDVSEGKESNAASGNAVLTAGPIITRSDETPTNNSQLAHLKAPVFQMNTVTSALISGVIILGVMSTCFFIFSLTLLKGKSAPVSLSGVRNPAFN; via the exons ATGGAACATATATTTTTGATTCTTTTACTGTTTAGTAAGGCCTTATCAGTTGGAGCTCAATTCAATGGGTACAACTGTGACGCCAACTTTCACAGCCGCTTTCCTG CGGAGAGGGATATCAGTGTGTACTGTGGGGTGCAGACCATCACCCTCAAGATCAACTTCTGCCCTGTCCTTTTTTCCGGCTACACCGACTCTGACCTGGCCCTCAATGGTCGCCATGGAGATGCCCACTGCCGTGGATTCATCAATAACAACACCTTTCCCACCGTCGTAATCTTTAGTATCAGCCTGGCGACGCTGGAGTCCTGTGGCAATTCCCTGGTG GTCTCCACGGCTCAAGGACCCAACGCTTATGGGAACCTGTCACTGGTGCAGATTGGAAACGTATCAGGATATATCGACACACCAGATCCCCCCACAATCATCAGCTACCTGCCAGGTCTGCTATATAAGTTCAGCTGCAGTTACCCGCTAGAATACCTGGTCAACAACACACAACTAGCCTC GTCAGCAGCTGCAATCTCAGTAAAGGACAGCAATGGTACTTTCATCAGCACATTGAATCTACTGCTTTACAAT GACTCATCATACATTCAGCAGCTGTCCATCCCCATGGCAGGACTGACCCTGAAGACGCGGGTGTTTGCAGCTGTAAAAGCAACTAACCTGGATAGGAG ATGGAACATTCTAATGGACTACTGTTACACCACGCCCTCTGGAAACCCTAACGATGACCTCCGCTATGATCTTTTCTTTAG CTGTGAAAAAGACCCCCAGACCACCGTCTTTGAAAATGGGAAGAGCCAAATGGGCCGCTTTGCCTTTGAAGTTTTCCGCTTTGTAAAGCACAAGAACCAGAAGATGTCCACCGTCTTCCTTCACTGTGTCACCAAGTTGTGTCGAGCAGATGACTGTCCGATGCTCATGCCT atCTGTGGCAgcaggaaaaagagagatgtCTCAGAGGGAAAGGAATCAAACGCCGCATCTGGGAATGCCGTCCTGACTGCCGGGCCTATCATCACTCGGAGTG ATGAAACACCAACCAACAACTCTCAGCTGG CGCATCTGAAAGCTCCAGTGTTTCAGATGAACACAGTGACAAGTGCACTCATCTCAGGCGTGATCATTCTGGGCGTCATGAGCACTTGCTTCTTCATCTTCTCCCTCACCCTCCTCAAAGGCAAGAGTGCTCCTGTCAGCCTGTCTGGAGTCCGCAACCCAGCCTTCAACTGA